The Nitrosomonas sp. PY1 genomic sequence GACACGTAATCAATCGCTTCTTGAACAGTGTTGATTTTTTCTGCTTGCTCATCAGGAATTTCGCAGTCAAACTCTTCTTCTAATGCCATGACCAATTCAACCGTATCCAGTGAATCAGCGCCTAAGTCGTTAACGAACGACGATTCATTCTTAACTTCCGCTTCATTTACACC encodes the following:
- the acpP gene encoding acyl carrier protein; this encodes MENIEQRIKKIVAEQLGVNEAEVKNESSFVNDLGADSLDTVELVMALEEEFDCEIPDEQAEKINTVQEAIDYVSAHTH